Proteins found in one Mangifera indica cultivar Alphonso chromosome 15, CATAS_Mindica_2.1, whole genome shotgun sequence genomic segment:
- the LOC123197673 gene encoding transcription factor MYB114-like — MERPLGVRKGAWSEEEDNLLRKCIEKYGEEKWHQVPLRAGLNRCRKSCRLRWLNYLKPNIKRGGFDADEVDLILRLHKLLGNRWSLIAGRLPGRTANDVKNYWNTHLRRKTVSCDEHLKEKEAKTHTVNIIRPRPRTFSKNIKWLEDKSIFQNIAQPEDNSLCKDSESVWWENVLGGKEFGQGASSSVGRLGEEQQLPSKNLLGENSSPGTTKGEEYNVFYEVGQFLPSDLWLDVDFSDLLNTQQQQFILG; from the exons ATGGAGAGGCCCCTGGGAGTTCGTAAGGGTGCATGGTCAGAAGAGGAAGATAATCTTCTAAGGAAATGCATTGAGAAATATGGTGAAGAAAAATGGCATCAAGTTCCCCTAAGAGCag GTTTAAATAGATGCCGGAAAAGCTGCAGGTTGAGGTGGCTGAACTATCTCAAACCAAATATCAAAAGAGGAGGGTTTGACGCAGATGAAGTTGATCTAATTTTGAGGCTGCATAAGCTGCTAGGCAACAG ATGGTCACTAATTGCGGGTAGGCTACCGGGAAGAACAGCGAATGATGTGAAGAACTACTGGAATACTCACTTGCGAAGAAAGACTGTTTCTTGCGACGAACACCtcaaagaaaaggaagcaaagACACATACTGTGAACATAATTAGGCCTCGTCCTCGGACCTTctccaaaaacataaaatggtTGGAGGACAAAAGTATTTTTCAGAATATCGCTCAACCAGAAGACAATTCTCTTTGCAAGGATAGTGAAAGTGTGTGGTGGGAAAATGTGTTAGGTGGAAAGGAATTTGGTCAAGGAGCTTCAAGCTCAGTGGGTCGGCTAGGAGAAGAGCAGCAACTACCTTCGAAGAATCTTCTGGGGGAAAATTCTTCACCAGGAACAACGAAGGGGGAAGAGTACAATGTTTTTTATGAAGTAGGCCAGTTTTTGCCATCTGATTTATGGCTCGATGTTGACTTTTCCGATCTTTTGAACACTCAACAGCAACAATTCATTTTGGGGTGA